The Manis javanica isolate MJ-LG chromosome 4, MJ_LKY, whole genome shotgun sequence genome contains a region encoding:
- the MYCBPAP gene encoding MYCBP-associated protein isoform X2 produces the protein MKPLKKEFRFRVSPGRLSEVAENLKEKKRAKVPEQPTPPIQEEPETVSNVLQGDDILALAIKEEDLKKQHIPHFIKTEDKPVITQKFIIHKLKPKDHRKKVCHLVAHPATPEAATKPLDYSGPGDSLLGKDEILPHHILGSLQDFKRIAVARGNTQVEEGGFPQLPAPHEVCLSFLLSQHASLCLSSFASWLEGKESLIGQVAELIPTPPCLMTLNSAEDEPKQQAPKQAKAQPWAPPPQHNFLKNWQRNITLRKRQQEALSKLLKKPVGDLLMHSGETYRRIQEERELIDRALPTLHDGKACEETIGFWGRLEYLGDEMTGLLMTKTKSQRGLREPIAHVRKPLSVQQEMGLKSQKDAWYLYTWDRSLFLVSRRKELQSIMAELGFSQQDIDGLEVVGRGQAFSTVEVEDYSVFESSQESPAEDTLSLDLLASCPDAVPMPVLGPSLLFCGKPARWIRGSNPQDKKHVGIAVRLTFETLEGEKTSSELTVVNNGTVAIWYDWRRQSQLDSFQDLKRNRMQRFYFNNREGVILPGETKSFTFFFKSLNAGIFREHWEFRTHPTLLGGAILQVNLHAVSLTQDIFREERKLIENKLAAHEAVTIVESMLQELLRGVLTPERAQSPVDAYLTEEDLFHHRNPRLYYQHQVVQNLHGLWRQYVMLPAKAEEARPDEEEHVSPRPRTAMAQSAYLEKASVKVKPSVAHCKSPVLETQLPGQDNEALSDSRDSFRSQKPGMGAKGSQWKSVMEEILVEGSPDLERAKSPWKLDSLLLPEWNLCLETLRKAMMALPEENQREDALIRLNKATLELYREQRLLQSDFLHHTCLQLWRDMIDSLVSYSLWLRALLGLPEKEIIYLDMPEEQDRKLPPVTEVKVAAGRAGKEDCRGAAQEKRQLGIRDKEDTKGAKERLNSKKHKAKDNKKPMKSLSRDRLLVEDPVPDCTTPSQEAPDPLVMEKYTERLHTEVYALLEALVTDLMVLADELSPTKDVEEPLHLCT, from the exons ATGAAGCCCCTAAAGAAGGAATTCCGCTTCAGAGTATCTCCAGGCAGATTATCGGAGGTCGCAGAAAATTTGAAAG AAAAGAAGCGGGCAAAGGTACCTGAACAGCCCACGCCCCCTATTCAGGAAGAACCTGAGACTGTCAGTAACGTCCTACAAGGAGATGACATTCTTGCCTTAGCCATTAAGGAGGAAGACTTGAAGAAG caaCACATTCCTCACTTTATTAAAACAGAAGATAAACCTGTCATCACCCAGAAATTTATCATCCATAAACTCAAACCCAAGGATCACAGGAAGAAGGTCTGCCACTTAGTAGCACATCCTGCTACTCCGGAAGCAGCCACAAAACCCCTGGACTATTCTG gTCCAGGTGACAGCTTACTTGGCAAGGATGAAATTCTGCCCCACCACATCTTGGGGAGTCTCCAAGATTTTAAGAGAATTGCAGTTGCTCGAGGGAACACCCAG GTGGAGGAAGGTGGCTTCCCACAGCTCCCAGCGCCACATGAAGTCTGTCTGTCTTTCCTACTTTCCCAGCatgcttctctctgcctcagttcctTTGCTTCCTGGTTGGAAGGCAAAGAATCTCTGATTGGTCAG GTGGCTGAGCTGATACCCACCCCGCCCTGTCTGATGACCCTCAACTCAGCTGAAGATGAGCCTAAGCAGCAAGCCCCAAAACAAGCAAAGGCACAGCCCTGGGCACCACCTCCTCAGCACAATTTTCTGAAAAACTGGCAGCGAAACATAACCCTGCGGAAGAGGCAGCAGGAAGCTCTCAGCA AGCTCCTGAAGAAGCCGGTGGGCGATCTGCTGATGCACAGCGGGGAGACCTACAGGCGCATCCAGGAGGAGCGGGAGCTCATTGACCGAGCGCTTCCAACACTGCATGACGGGAAG GCCTGTGAGGAGACCATTGGGTTCTGGGGTCGACTGGAATACCTGGGAGATGAAATGACGGGTCTGCTAATGACGAAGACAAAGTCCCAGCGTGGCTTAAGGGAACCGATCGCTCATGTGAGGAAGCCCCTCTCTGTCCAGCAGGAGATGG GACTGAAGTCCCAGAAAGATGCTTGGTACCTCTACACCTGGGATCGGAGTCTGTTTCTGGTCTCCCGGCGCAAGGAGTTGCAGAGCATCATGGCAGAGCTGGGTTTCAGCCAGCAG gATATTGATGGCCTGGAGgtggtgggcagagggcaggcttTCTCGACAGTGGAAGTGGAAGACTATTCAGTGTTTGAAAGCAGCCAAGAAAGCCCCGCTGAGGACACGCTGAGCTT AGATTTATTAGCCAGCTGCCCTGATGCGGTTCCCATGCCTGTTCTTGGCCCTTCTCTGCTTTTCTGTGGGAAACCAGCTCGCTGGATCAGAGGCAGTAACCCACAGGACAAG AAGCATGTTGGAATCGCTGTCCGCTTGACCTTTGAAACTCTAGAAGGGGAGAAAACATCTTCGGAACTGACCGTGGTCAATAATGGCACGGTGGCCATTTGGTACGACTGGCGACGGCAGTCCCAGCTGGACTCTTTCCAAGACCTGAAAAGAAACAGGATGCAACGGTTTTACTTTAATAATCGGGAAG GTGTGATTCTGCCTGGAGAAACTAAAAGCTTTACCTTCTTCTTCAAGTCTTTGAATGCCGGCATCTTCAGGGAACACTGGGAGTTCAGAACCCACCCCACCCTATTAGGGGGTGCTATCCTGCAGGTCAATCTCCACGCAGTCTCTCTGACCCAGGACATTTTTAGGGAAGAGAGGAAGTTAATAGAG AACAAGTTGGCCGCCCACGAAGCAGTCACCATCGTGGAGAGCATGCTGCAGGAGCTGCTGAGGGGGGTCCTGACCCCGGAGCGTGCGCAGTCACCTGTGGACGCCTACCTCACGGAGGAGGACTTGTTCCACCACAGGAATCCTCGG CTGTATTACCAGCACCAAGTGGTGCAGAACCTGCATGGGCTGTGGCGCCAGTATGTGATGTTGCCTGCCAAGGCCGAGGAGGCCAGGCCAGATGAGGAGGAGCACGTGAGCCCCAGGCCCAGGACTGCCATGGCCCAGTCGGCCTATCTGGAGAAGGCCTCAGTGAAAGTCAAGCCTTCTGTGGCGCACTGTAAGAGCCCAGTCTTGGAAACCCAGCTGCCCGGGCAGGACAATGAGGCTCTCAGCGACTCCCGAGATTCTTTCAGGTCCCAGAAGCCTGGAATGGGGGCCAAGGGTTCTCAGTGGAAGAGCGTCATGGAGGAGATCCTGGTGGAGGGGAGCCCAGACCTGGAGAGGGCCAAGAGTCCTTGGAAGCTGGATAGCCTGCTGCTACCCGAGTGGAACCTCTGCTTGGAGACCCTCAGAAAG GCAATGATGGCACTTCCTGAGGAGAACCAGAGAGAAGATGCCCTCATCAGACTCAACAAAGCAACCCTGGAGCTGTACCGGGAGCAGAGGCTGTTGCAGTCAGACTTCCTGCACCACACGTG TTTGCAGCTGTGGCGGGATATGATTGACAGCCTGGTGAGCTATTCCCTGTGGCTGAGGGCTTTGCTGGGCCTGCCTGAGAAGGAGATCATCTATTTGGACATGCCAGAAGAGCAAG ATCGAAAATTGCCTCCTGTCACAGAAGTGAAGGTAGCTGCTGGGAGAGCTGGGAAGGAGGACTGCCGAGGGGCCGCCCAGGAAAAGAGGCAGTTGGGGATCAGAGACAAAGAAGATACAAAAGGAGCCAAG GAACGTTTAAACAGCAAGAAGCACAAGGCAAAGGATAACAAGAAACCGATGAAATCTTTGAGTCGGGACAGGCTTCTGGTGGAAGACCCTGTCCCTGACTGCACTACCCCTTCTCAGGAAGCCCCAGACCCTCTGGTCATGGAGAAATACACTGAGAGGCTGCACACTGAG GTCTATGCACTGCTAGAGGCGCTGGTGACTGACCTGATGGTCCTGGCTGACGAGCTTAGCCCCACAAAGGATGTTGAAGAGCCTTTGCACCTTTGTACCTGA
- the MYCBPAP gene encoding MYCBP-associated protein isoform X1 codes for MKKVASKQSPPKLLEKKRAKVPEQPTPPIQEEPETVSNVLQGDDILALAIKEEDLKKQHIPHFIKTEDKPVITQKFIIHKLKPKDHRKKVCHLVAHPATPEAATKPLDYSGPGDSLLGKDEILPHHILGSLQDFKRIAVARGNTQVAELIPTPPCLMTLNSAEDEPKQQAPKQAKAQPWAPPPQHNFLKNWQRNITLRKRQQEALSKLLKKPVGDLLMHSGETYRRIQEERELIDRALPTLHDGKACEETIGFWGRLEYLGDEMTGLLMTKTKSQRGLREPIAHVRKPLSVQQEMGLKSQKDAWYLYTWDRSLFLVSRRKELQSIMAELGFSQQDIDGLEVVGRGQAFSTVEVEDYSVFESSQESPAEDTLSLDLLASCPDAVPMPVLGPSLLFCGKPARWIRGSNPQDKKHVGIAVRLTFETLEGEKTSSELTVVNNGTVAIWYDWRRQSQLDSFQDLKRNRMQRFYFNNREGVILPGETKSFTFFFKSLNAGIFREHWEFRTHPTLLGGAILQVNLHAVSLTQDIFREERKLIENKLAAHEAVTIVESMLQELLRGVLTPERAQSPVDAYLTEEDLFHHRNPRLYYQHQVVQNLHGLWRQYVMLPAKAEEARPDEEEHVSPRPRTAMAQSAYLEKASVKVKPSVAHCKSPVLETQLPGQDNEALSDSRDSFRSQKPGMGAKGSQWKSVMEEILVEGSPDLERAKSPWKLDSLLLPEWNLCLETLRKAMMALPEENQREDALIRLNKATLELYREQRLLQSDFLHHTCLQLWRDMIDSLVSYSLWLRALLGLPEKEIIYLDMPEEQDRKLPPVTEVKVAAGRAGKEDCRGAAQEKRQLGIRDKEDTKGAKERLNSKKHKAKDNKKPMKSLSRDRLLVEDPVPDCTTPSQEAPDPLVMEKYTERLHTEVYALLEALVTDLMVLADELSPTKDVEEPLHLCT; via the exons ATGAAAAAGGTGGCTTCTAAGCAGTCTCCGCCCAAGTTGTTGG AAAAGAAGCGGGCAAAGGTACCTGAACAGCCCACGCCCCCTATTCAGGAAGAACCTGAGACTGTCAGTAACGTCCTACAAGGAGATGACATTCTTGCCTTAGCCATTAAGGAGGAAGACTTGAAGAAG caaCACATTCCTCACTTTATTAAAACAGAAGATAAACCTGTCATCACCCAGAAATTTATCATCCATAAACTCAAACCCAAGGATCACAGGAAGAAGGTCTGCCACTTAGTAGCACATCCTGCTACTCCGGAAGCAGCCACAAAACCCCTGGACTATTCTG gTCCAGGTGACAGCTTACTTGGCAAGGATGAAATTCTGCCCCACCACATCTTGGGGAGTCTCCAAGATTTTAAGAGAATTGCAGTTGCTCGAGGGAACACCCAG GTGGCTGAGCTGATACCCACCCCGCCCTGTCTGATGACCCTCAACTCAGCTGAAGATGAGCCTAAGCAGCAAGCCCCAAAACAAGCAAAGGCACAGCCCTGGGCACCACCTCCTCAGCACAATTTTCTGAAAAACTGGCAGCGAAACATAACCCTGCGGAAGAGGCAGCAGGAAGCTCTCAGCA AGCTCCTGAAGAAGCCGGTGGGCGATCTGCTGATGCACAGCGGGGAGACCTACAGGCGCATCCAGGAGGAGCGGGAGCTCATTGACCGAGCGCTTCCAACACTGCATGACGGGAAG GCCTGTGAGGAGACCATTGGGTTCTGGGGTCGACTGGAATACCTGGGAGATGAAATGACGGGTCTGCTAATGACGAAGACAAAGTCCCAGCGTGGCTTAAGGGAACCGATCGCTCATGTGAGGAAGCCCCTCTCTGTCCAGCAGGAGATGG GACTGAAGTCCCAGAAAGATGCTTGGTACCTCTACACCTGGGATCGGAGTCTGTTTCTGGTCTCCCGGCGCAAGGAGTTGCAGAGCATCATGGCAGAGCTGGGTTTCAGCCAGCAG gATATTGATGGCCTGGAGgtggtgggcagagggcaggcttTCTCGACAGTGGAAGTGGAAGACTATTCAGTGTTTGAAAGCAGCCAAGAAAGCCCCGCTGAGGACACGCTGAGCTT AGATTTATTAGCCAGCTGCCCTGATGCGGTTCCCATGCCTGTTCTTGGCCCTTCTCTGCTTTTCTGTGGGAAACCAGCTCGCTGGATCAGAGGCAGTAACCCACAGGACAAG AAGCATGTTGGAATCGCTGTCCGCTTGACCTTTGAAACTCTAGAAGGGGAGAAAACATCTTCGGAACTGACCGTGGTCAATAATGGCACGGTGGCCATTTGGTACGACTGGCGACGGCAGTCCCAGCTGGACTCTTTCCAAGACCTGAAAAGAAACAGGATGCAACGGTTTTACTTTAATAATCGGGAAG GTGTGATTCTGCCTGGAGAAACTAAAAGCTTTACCTTCTTCTTCAAGTCTTTGAATGCCGGCATCTTCAGGGAACACTGGGAGTTCAGAACCCACCCCACCCTATTAGGGGGTGCTATCCTGCAGGTCAATCTCCACGCAGTCTCTCTGACCCAGGACATTTTTAGGGAAGAGAGGAAGTTAATAGAG AACAAGTTGGCCGCCCACGAAGCAGTCACCATCGTGGAGAGCATGCTGCAGGAGCTGCTGAGGGGGGTCCTGACCCCGGAGCGTGCGCAGTCACCTGTGGACGCCTACCTCACGGAGGAGGACTTGTTCCACCACAGGAATCCTCGG CTGTATTACCAGCACCAAGTGGTGCAGAACCTGCATGGGCTGTGGCGCCAGTATGTGATGTTGCCTGCCAAGGCCGAGGAGGCCAGGCCAGATGAGGAGGAGCACGTGAGCCCCAGGCCCAGGACTGCCATGGCCCAGTCGGCCTATCTGGAGAAGGCCTCAGTGAAAGTCAAGCCTTCTGTGGCGCACTGTAAGAGCCCAGTCTTGGAAACCCAGCTGCCCGGGCAGGACAATGAGGCTCTCAGCGACTCCCGAGATTCTTTCAGGTCCCAGAAGCCTGGAATGGGGGCCAAGGGTTCTCAGTGGAAGAGCGTCATGGAGGAGATCCTGGTGGAGGGGAGCCCAGACCTGGAGAGGGCCAAGAGTCCTTGGAAGCTGGATAGCCTGCTGCTACCCGAGTGGAACCTCTGCTTGGAGACCCTCAGAAAG GCAATGATGGCACTTCCTGAGGAGAACCAGAGAGAAGATGCCCTCATCAGACTCAACAAAGCAACCCTGGAGCTGTACCGGGAGCAGAGGCTGTTGCAGTCAGACTTCCTGCACCACACGTG TTTGCAGCTGTGGCGGGATATGATTGACAGCCTGGTGAGCTATTCCCTGTGGCTGAGGGCTTTGCTGGGCCTGCCTGAGAAGGAGATCATCTATTTGGACATGCCAGAAGAGCAAG ATCGAAAATTGCCTCCTGTCACAGAAGTGAAGGTAGCTGCTGGGAGAGCTGGGAAGGAGGACTGCCGAGGGGCCGCCCAGGAAAAGAGGCAGTTGGGGATCAGAGACAAAGAAGATACAAAAGGAGCCAAG GAACGTTTAAACAGCAAGAAGCACAAGGCAAAGGATAACAAGAAACCGATGAAATCTTTGAGTCGGGACAGGCTTCTGGTGGAAGACCCTGTCCCTGACTGCACTACCCCTTCTCAGGAAGCCCCAGACCCTCTGGTCATGGAGAAATACACTGAGAGGCTGCACACTGAG GTCTATGCACTGCTAGAGGCGCTGGTGACTGACCTGATGGTCCTGGCTGACGAGCTTAGCCCCACAAAGGATGTTGAAGAGCCTTTGCACCTTTGTACCTGA
- the MYCBPAP gene encoding MYCBP-associated protein isoform X3 yields MKPLKKEFRFRVSPGRLSEVAENLKEKKRAKVPEQPTPPIQEEPETVSNVLQGDDILALAIKEEDLKKQHIPHFIKTEDKPVITQKFIIHKLKPKDHRKKVCHLVAHPATPEAATKPLDYSGPGDSLLGKDEILPHHILGSLQDFKRIAVARGNTQVAELIPTPPCLMTLNSAEDEPKQQAPKQAKAQPWAPPPQHNFLKNWQRNITLRKRQQEALSKLLKKPVGDLLMHSGETYRRIQEERELIDRALPTLHDGKACEETIGFWGRLEYLGDEMTGLLMTKTKSQRGLREPIAHVRKPLSVQQEMGLKSQKDAWYLYTWDRSLFLVSRRKELQSIMAELGFSQQDIDGLEVVGRGQAFSTVEVEDYSVFESSQESPAEDTLSLDLLASCPDAVPMPVLGPSLLFCGKPARWIRGSNPQDKKHVGIAVRLTFETLEGEKTSSELTVVNNGTVAIWYDWRRQSQLDSFQDLKRNRMQRFYFNNREGVILPGETKSFTFFFKSLNAGIFREHWEFRTHPTLLGGAILQVNLHAVSLTQDIFREERKLIENKLAAHEAVTIVESMLQELLRGVLTPERAQSPVDAYLTEEDLFHHRNPRLYYQHQVVQNLHGLWRQYVMLPAKAEEARPDEEEHVSPRPRTAMAQSAYLEKASVKVKPSVAHCKSPVLETQLPGQDNEALSDSRDSFRSQKPGMGAKGSQWKSVMEEILVEGSPDLERAKSPWKLDSLLLPEWNLCLETLRKAMMALPEENQREDALIRLNKATLELYREQRLLQSDFLHHTCLQLWRDMIDSLVSYSLWLRALLGLPEKEIIYLDMPEEQDRKLPPVTEVKVAAGRAGKEDCRGAAQEKRQLGIRDKEDTKGAKERLNSKKHKAKDNKKPMKSLSRDRLLVEDPVPDCTTPSQEAPDPLVMEKYTERLHTEVYALLEALVTDLMVLADELSPTKDVEEPLHLCT; encoded by the exons ATGAAGCCCCTAAAGAAGGAATTCCGCTTCAGAGTATCTCCAGGCAGATTATCGGAGGTCGCAGAAAATTTGAAAG AAAAGAAGCGGGCAAAGGTACCTGAACAGCCCACGCCCCCTATTCAGGAAGAACCTGAGACTGTCAGTAACGTCCTACAAGGAGATGACATTCTTGCCTTAGCCATTAAGGAGGAAGACTTGAAGAAG caaCACATTCCTCACTTTATTAAAACAGAAGATAAACCTGTCATCACCCAGAAATTTATCATCCATAAACTCAAACCCAAGGATCACAGGAAGAAGGTCTGCCACTTAGTAGCACATCCTGCTACTCCGGAAGCAGCCACAAAACCCCTGGACTATTCTG gTCCAGGTGACAGCTTACTTGGCAAGGATGAAATTCTGCCCCACCACATCTTGGGGAGTCTCCAAGATTTTAAGAGAATTGCAGTTGCTCGAGGGAACACCCAG GTGGCTGAGCTGATACCCACCCCGCCCTGTCTGATGACCCTCAACTCAGCTGAAGATGAGCCTAAGCAGCAAGCCCCAAAACAAGCAAAGGCACAGCCCTGGGCACCACCTCCTCAGCACAATTTTCTGAAAAACTGGCAGCGAAACATAACCCTGCGGAAGAGGCAGCAGGAAGCTCTCAGCA AGCTCCTGAAGAAGCCGGTGGGCGATCTGCTGATGCACAGCGGGGAGACCTACAGGCGCATCCAGGAGGAGCGGGAGCTCATTGACCGAGCGCTTCCAACACTGCATGACGGGAAG GCCTGTGAGGAGACCATTGGGTTCTGGGGTCGACTGGAATACCTGGGAGATGAAATGACGGGTCTGCTAATGACGAAGACAAAGTCCCAGCGTGGCTTAAGGGAACCGATCGCTCATGTGAGGAAGCCCCTCTCTGTCCAGCAGGAGATGG GACTGAAGTCCCAGAAAGATGCTTGGTACCTCTACACCTGGGATCGGAGTCTGTTTCTGGTCTCCCGGCGCAAGGAGTTGCAGAGCATCATGGCAGAGCTGGGTTTCAGCCAGCAG gATATTGATGGCCTGGAGgtggtgggcagagggcaggcttTCTCGACAGTGGAAGTGGAAGACTATTCAGTGTTTGAAAGCAGCCAAGAAAGCCCCGCTGAGGACACGCTGAGCTT AGATTTATTAGCCAGCTGCCCTGATGCGGTTCCCATGCCTGTTCTTGGCCCTTCTCTGCTTTTCTGTGGGAAACCAGCTCGCTGGATCAGAGGCAGTAACCCACAGGACAAG AAGCATGTTGGAATCGCTGTCCGCTTGACCTTTGAAACTCTAGAAGGGGAGAAAACATCTTCGGAACTGACCGTGGTCAATAATGGCACGGTGGCCATTTGGTACGACTGGCGACGGCAGTCCCAGCTGGACTCTTTCCAAGACCTGAAAAGAAACAGGATGCAACGGTTTTACTTTAATAATCGGGAAG GTGTGATTCTGCCTGGAGAAACTAAAAGCTTTACCTTCTTCTTCAAGTCTTTGAATGCCGGCATCTTCAGGGAACACTGGGAGTTCAGAACCCACCCCACCCTATTAGGGGGTGCTATCCTGCAGGTCAATCTCCACGCAGTCTCTCTGACCCAGGACATTTTTAGGGAAGAGAGGAAGTTAATAGAG AACAAGTTGGCCGCCCACGAAGCAGTCACCATCGTGGAGAGCATGCTGCAGGAGCTGCTGAGGGGGGTCCTGACCCCGGAGCGTGCGCAGTCACCTGTGGACGCCTACCTCACGGAGGAGGACTTGTTCCACCACAGGAATCCTCGG CTGTATTACCAGCACCAAGTGGTGCAGAACCTGCATGGGCTGTGGCGCCAGTATGTGATGTTGCCTGCCAAGGCCGAGGAGGCCAGGCCAGATGAGGAGGAGCACGTGAGCCCCAGGCCCAGGACTGCCATGGCCCAGTCGGCCTATCTGGAGAAGGCCTCAGTGAAAGTCAAGCCTTCTGTGGCGCACTGTAAGAGCCCAGTCTTGGAAACCCAGCTGCCCGGGCAGGACAATGAGGCTCTCAGCGACTCCCGAGATTCTTTCAGGTCCCAGAAGCCTGGAATGGGGGCCAAGGGTTCTCAGTGGAAGAGCGTCATGGAGGAGATCCTGGTGGAGGGGAGCCCAGACCTGGAGAGGGCCAAGAGTCCTTGGAAGCTGGATAGCCTGCTGCTACCCGAGTGGAACCTCTGCTTGGAGACCCTCAGAAAG GCAATGATGGCACTTCCTGAGGAGAACCAGAGAGAAGATGCCCTCATCAGACTCAACAAAGCAACCCTGGAGCTGTACCGGGAGCAGAGGCTGTTGCAGTCAGACTTCCTGCACCACACGTG TTTGCAGCTGTGGCGGGATATGATTGACAGCCTGGTGAGCTATTCCCTGTGGCTGAGGGCTTTGCTGGGCCTGCCTGAGAAGGAGATCATCTATTTGGACATGCCAGAAGAGCAAG ATCGAAAATTGCCTCCTGTCACAGAAGTGAAGGTAGCTGCTGGGAGAGCTGGGAAGGAGGACTGCCGAGGGGCCGCCCAGGAAAAGAGGCAGTTGGGGATCAGAGACAAAGAAGATACAAAAGGAGCCAAG GAACGTTTAAACAGCAAGAAGCACAAGGCAAAGGATAACAAGAAACCGATGAAATCTTTGAGTCGGGACAGGCTTCTGGTGGAAGACCCTGTCCCTGACTGCACTACCCCTTCTCAGGAAGCCCCAGACCCTCTGGTCATGGAGAAATACACTGAGAGGCTGCACACTGAG GTCTATGCACTGCTAGAGGCGCTGGTGACTGACCTGATGGTCCTGGCTGACGAGCTTAGCCCCACAAAGGATGTTGAAGAGCCTTTGCACCTTTGTACCTGA